TCTCCACCATGAAGGATCAATGAAATAAGGCATGAAGATGTCCCTGTGATGTCTTGGATATTGCTTCTCATCCGTGCTTACGAAACCTCATCAGTCACATTTTGTGATTACCTCTGAGCTGTACTCGTTCTTAATTAAGTGATGAAATGCTTTCTAATGCCCAGCTGATGAAGATCCATGCTGCTGTGTTACGGACAAGAGACGACTAAATaagtgaatgaataaataggtaTGCAAAAGAAAGCATAAAAAGCACCAAGGAAACCATATGTTTAGTGCATTCAAAGAATGTGTCCTCAATCTACCCAAGGCTATGATTTACCAGACACTAAAGAAAGGCAATTTGATAAGGGGAAGATATGAGAGGAGCTGCTACAGACTTGAGTGCTGCATCTCCAGGGGGAATTtatattccccctttttttttaaccaccacCAGCTGGTTAATCTTcttcagcaccaaaacgagttCCTATGTATTAATACAAGAAAAGCTGAATGGGAGAACATTTAGTACTCTGGAGAGAGGAGGGTGTGAAAGAAAAGCTGGAACACAGATCGCCTGTCATACCTATGGCAGTTTTGGAGGAAAATTACACAGGCGCTGTTATGTCTCTATGTAATATGATCCCCATTTTTGTTTGAATTATGTTGGTTTGTAACAAGGACAGAGGAAATTTGGTGAATGCTCAAAGAAGTATCTGAAATATACCAAGTATTAGTTGAGCCACTGATGTGTGAAGTTTTGTCAGAGCAAACGCCTCTCTGGCTTGCCTCCTTTCCCTGTATTTTTCATGCAATAATTAGGACTGATATATATTTTCTGCCTAGAAAAACTAAAGTTCCTGTTGTTACATGGTGTGTTAgggtgaccccccccccccttttcttgttgctgctgctgtttttctccatctctctgcAGGAGGGTTGTTAGTGGGATGGGCCACACCTGGGCCCGGTGTGCTCTACCCTTGGAATAGCTGCCTCAGCTTGCGGTCGGGGGGGCTCTCTTGTTGCTGTCACCGAGACAGACAGCACCTCAGCAGCATGAGCTCGTCTTAtagtttatttgtttcttttgcaCATACACCACCACATGCGCCCATACATACATTACACCACTGAATCACTGATTTTCAGATGTTCTGTTAATTTACTTGCGTTTTCTTTCAAATAAATTAAGTTTTCTAGCCCGCCACCTTGTGTCCGTCTCCCTCTGTTGCAGCCAGTGAGCCAGGCTGTAACAGTTAGTAATAGAGTAAATTCCCTGAAATATACAAAAAGCATCAGAGATATCAGGACCAGCTCCTATTCATGTTTATTACACACTGACCAACCAAATCCGCAatggatttttattttcttatttgatAAAGGTAATGAGTGAGTGGAAATGAATCAGCCTTTGCTGGCAGgtcaaagagaaaacacaaagagGACAGAAATGATAGTTGTCAGGAAGCCTCCTGACAAATCAATTTGTGTGAACTTTCAggaaaaaaaccctgaaaaatatcttcaaaacttgGGAATGATCCACTTGAACGCTCCATATTATGTGCAAATCTGTATACTCTCAGGTTTATGCATAAATATGTCCATAAATCTATAGCATGTAAATCCTTCTGAGTGATGACTGTTGGCATGTTGTAGAAAATATCAtacttctgctgttcatgtcAGATATTCACAAGATAATACATCAAACATAACAAATCACTGAAAGAGCTGTTCTCGTCCACATTCTCTGAATTGTTTTCTTCGTTTTGTCATTGAACAATAAGCACAACATCCACAACTTCATGTCTTTATAGGAATGTATGTGTTAGACGCATAAGTTCTTGAGATATTGTGATCGCGACAGACCTTTGATATGTTTGGTGTAGTTTTTTTCTTACTAATTCAGGGTGTTCTTGTTTTGAACCATTTCAGGATTTGGGTCTTAAGAAAAATCGTTAACATAAAAACATATGTTCTTCAGATTTCTTCTTTGCAGCAATATTGTATGGGATCATAAGTTTTGGCTATCTTTTAAGCATCTCCCTTCTCACCTCCCTCTGAGATGGTTTTTCTGTTCTCGATGAACAGCGTAGCGGCCACTGCGGCTTGTTGTTTCTTGAATGTAAAGTGGAGCAGAATAAGGATTTTGTTTCGCAGAAAATGTGCCTCTCAAGTAACCATCTTGTTGattatttataataataaatactAAGGCACCAAGTACTGCCTCTCGGCTAGCAAAACAAGTGCAACTCCTAAACTAACAACAATCTGTGTTCAAGCaaggtggaaaaaaaacctAGTTGACAAAATATGCAATTGATTTTTATGTACGCACAACCTGGAGTTATATATATCATCAAATAATACATCACGTTCATCTGTTGACAGGCCTAACCTTTATTCCTCTGCGAGAGGCTTTCCTGATCGGGACGTGCTGCATGATAATCTGTCCTCATTGGACTTTGCAGCACTGTCAAACACTCACCAGCCCTCTTTTGATCACTGACTGCCACTCTGTGGTCATAAATATTTAACATGGTTCTACTGCAGTTAGATTTACCCTCTTTCACTTTTAAAGACCAGTATGAGTTAAATTTCTGCATCTCGTTCATCAAACGTTAAGGTTAATATTATATATTGTAGGAACGACAGTCATAGAGTGGAAAGAAAATCTATTTAAGCATCACAAGATTTCCTCCTGAAATGAAAGCGTGCTTTGCTTTAAATCTGCGAAACACTAATCTTGCCTAGTGGACTAAAAGAAATTGGATCTACTTCAGCGAAACAATTCTGTTAGGATAACACTTCAGCTTCCATCATCCATTGAGATGAAATAAGCGacggaaaaagaaagaaaaccccATATCTTTGTTTGATAATGGCAGCTTCTGGCAATGTTCTGTTGCTGATGCTGTATTTTTCCCATTTCCCCTTTAAAGTGAAGTCATTTCATGACAGTTTGGTTGACACGGCATGAGGCTCTGACATTCGGAAGTAGGCTAAAACTGTTTTGTTCCCTTTAAAACACATCTGTCATGGTGCATCATTGTCAGAAGCCATACAGATAGATGTACAACACACATGTCTGTGCAACAGTGCACCCAGAGGACCAGCATGTAATGCAGCAGCGTTGTGAATAACATAAgacatttattatttaaaaaaagataaaaaaagtttgtttacaTCTTTGGAATGGTAAAATTTAGTGAAAGTAACATTGCTTTAATGGTACATGTCATGGGTGGATGAAATGGGCAGCACACTGCGGCGGTAGGGGATCCCGTAGATGGGGCTCATCCCCGTGTGACGGAGGGTCTCCACCTTTCCAAACTGGCGCAGATGGAAGAGAAGAGTCAGCTTCCGTGTCATAGTCCTGAGTGCCAAGAAAGATGCCAGAATCTCAGCAAGCAGGAAGACGAGGTAGAGTGAGTGGACGGCTCTCTCCAGGGGCAGGATGATAATTCTTTCATCGGTCACGAAGAACAGCAACACAGGCAGCTGGAACGTGATAGACAGGAGCCAGAAGGCTGCCAGCTCTGGCACCTGAAGGcagggaaggaaggagggagaatTTGGGCTGGTGCAGACAATGTAGAGATAGAGCAGTAAGCCATCAAGTGATTTGATTGCAGCCACATGGAAGTATACAGATACACATGCAGCTGCAggcccaaacacacacacaacagctcAATGGCCAGTTATAGCCAAGAAAATAGCTGTTTATACAACCAGGTAGAATACTTAAGCAGCTATTTCCTCGACTGTGTTATTCTATAAAAGAGCTTTGTTTTTGAGGTTTAAGAATATATGTGGGTTCGATTTACCTTTTCTTTTAGGTTGCCGATGTAGGCCAGATAAAGCCGGATGACTTCAATTACTGTGACCAGGACCATCCCGGTTATGAGCAGAGCCTGGTAGTACCCAGGAAGATAGTAGtactgaaacagaaacagagatgTAACGTGAGTCAGTCAGTGCTCTTGCTCATCACAACGTTTTGCTTACATCTGAGGGGGTTACCTGGAGGTGTTTTGCTATACCACTAGAGGGTGCCACAATCTAAGCTTTCTAATTGAACTTCTGATTTAATATCTGCAACTTTTGAGTACAAACTCACAAAATGTTTGGCTCTGTTCACATTTGTTTTATTGACCTCATGGTGATTGTACTATTTGGATCTTTTCTATATGCAGGGTCAGTAAACTACATCTTGTAAAGGCTCCATCTTCATTTTTCACAACTAAAAATCTAACAATCAAAAGCTGTTTTATGTAACTTGTCCTTTTTTGCAGCAAGGGATCCTTTTAAGATGTAAAAGACATGAATTACTTAGTCTATCAAACCATTTTATGAGCATAATTTATTCAAGtgaatactgttttttttttttaaacaaaattctTAATTTTGCTCAGTGAATTTATTAATAATGTCTGCAGTTAACTCTTTTTCCCTCTGCACAACTAACCTTTACTTCCAACATGAACACAGCAGAGAACCACCAACAAGGAAAGTAAAACACGTTGAAGTACAGGAGCATTTGGAGGGGCAGGTGAGACACCAGCTCATTGACCactgaaatgcaaaaaaagaaatcaaattcAGTTACAAACATCGGCAAGAGCCAAAAGTTGATGTAGACATAATAAACTAGTGTAATATTTTATCATATGACAGCAGGGGATACTTGAAGCTTTTGAAGCTCAACCTCTTAAAATAGTCATGTAGGCGTAGTTTGAAGTCCAATCATGGCAAATAGTAGGTACTTAGTTTGGTAAATACTGcaggaaataatgaataatacaATTATAAAACATCCagaataaatgaacaatgtgaAAGATATGAATAAGCTGTTTACAAACTAAAATTTACTCGACCTGGTTGACATGCTACATACATGTTTTGGGTCTGTAATAAGAAACTGGAGCACCTGAAGAATGCCAGAACAGTCTCACCAgagaaaaaatataatatacgtttttctgtgagatgGTTAAGTTGTAACCAATTAGATTAATTAACTTCTATTAACTTCTAACTTTGTATTACGTTTCAAATCGACCAATCCATGTACATTAttgctaaccctaaccatacTGTACCTTTAATGCTTAATCCTAACCATTCACTGTTGGGAGCGCAGCATCAAAGTAAGGAATCAGGAGTGGGCGGGAAGTAGAAACATGCAATGATTGTGGAAAATGTTACATAGAATGAGTCTCCAGCTAGTGATCTATTGTAAGAGGGTTTATAGATTAGCACCATGTTGATACTTACAGACAACTGTGGCCAAATAAACACAAGGAAAATAGTTGATGTCACAAtgataaaacaaacaacattGATTTGCTGACAAAATGCAAGCTGCATCTGTGcaggaaagacagaaaaatgtcgtagctgtgttgtttttgagcttttcttttgaaaagcaCAGTGGACAGGGGACTTATGTTACTGTCACATTCTCTTATAAGATCAAGTTGAGAAAGCTCCTGTTAGCTCTGGGAAAATGTCAGGGGTGTGGCTTGGCATGAATCATAAAAGACTTTGTTTGACATTGTAGACTGTTTTATGTTACTATGATTTCAAATCCCGCACTACCTGCTCGGTAAACTCTTATATAAGATGATACTAGGGCACGTGCCAAAGTAAAAAGTGTCAATGGAGGATGTGCAAACTCCATTGCGCCTTTGTGCTGCCCACTCAGAGGAATGTTTTGCCAAAAGAATGAAAGATTATGGAAAATTTCATATTTCCTATAGTGTGCCGTGTATCACTGTTCAATTTTATCATTCGAATTTAAAAACGTCGGGATTCTTCGTGTAACTTTCTGATTTGCAGTAGCACGGGGGGTGGCCTGTTTACACACTGCATGAGAAAGGTTTGACCCGGAGTGGGTGTAATGCTAAACTGATGAAAGATAAAACCATCCAAACCATACAGAACCACATGAGATGTCAACAAAAGATGTTGCCTGCAGGAcaacaagaaacaaaacaaaacaaaacaaaacaaaaaaaaacagacaaaaaaacccccaaaacaaTAACCAATGCGGACTGGTCAGAGATCCAATGGTTATAGTGGCAACACAGCGTCCAAGTAAAGCAGATCAGGTCCAAAGTGGTTGCCCATTTAGGTCTCCATTGCATTCAACTCCCATTGCTTCCAGAGGTTTCCTCCAAGTGTCTATAAATAACTGAGTTTTGCCATCAATAAAGTGTCCAAGTTTCAGCATGGTCATAAGGTCGACAATCAAGGACTTCCATACAGAAATAGATGGAGGGTCTTCCCCCACCCACTTTAACATTATACTTTTCCTAGCTAGCATTAATAGTGATTGAACCACTTTCTCATTTTTTTCAATTGAAACAGGGATGTGACCAAGCAAACACATAATTGGATTTTCAATCACTTGTTGTCCTATTGCTTTACTTATATCAGAGCACACTTTGTTCCAAAATTTCTGAATGTAAACACATTCCCAAAGACAATGGTACCTTGTACCCACGTGAACTTTACATTTTTGACAATTTGGTGACATACCCACATTATATTTACTGAAAATGTTTGGAGAAATGTAAACATTATGCATAATATTGTACTGCGATTCTTTAAACTTGTTGCAAATTGAGATGTTAGATGGTAAAGCAAGAATTCTGTCCCAAACCTGTACACTTATTTCACATTTAAATAGCACTCCCCACTATTTCCTCAACCAAGAAAGTTTGTCCACACTGAGGGAGTATATTTCTGAATAAAATTtagaaataaagtgtttatgttCTTTATTATTGATCAGGAAAATTTCTAAGTGATATGAATCTGGTGTAAACTtaagagatttatttttttgttgtacaTAATGCTTTATCTGCAAATATTTATAAAAATCCTTATTTGGCAAAGAATATTGTTCCTTGAGAGATTCAAAAGATTTTAACTCTCCTTGTTTGAATAAGTCAAAAACTCTATGGATCCCGGCCGAGTGCCAGTCTGCAAAACTTGTTCCTAAAGTTTGTGGAGGGCAATTTAGGTTACCCACCAGTGTGGACAAAATTGGAAATGATCGATTGCCTTTAAAGAGTTTTCTAAGTTTATCCCATGCCTGTAATACATTGcctaattaaaaaatatttttaattctACTTGATAGTGCATTTATTTTGGTGCCAATTAAGTTGACAGGTGATGATGGTTTACAAAGCACTAGTTCAATATTAAGCCATGGTGAGTCTGAATTTTCATGTATCTACGCACTTAATATCCTAGCTTGTAATGAAAGAACATAATATTCTACATTGGGTAGGTTCCATCCACCCAATTCTTTAGGCAATTGAAGTGTCTCCAATTTGATTTTTGGTTTTCTTCCTGCCCATATAAAGTCTGCCATAgctttattaatatttttaatgTCCTCAGATTTTAATATAACAAACAACATTGATATAGGATATAGTATCTTAGGTAGAATAACCATTTTTATAAGATTAATTCGGCCTAGAAAAGATATTGGAAGAGCCTTCCACCTTGTCATTCTTTCACAAACACCCTTGATCGTCCCATTTATATTTTCTGTGTATAACTGATTTAACTGTGGGGAAACTCTTACTCCCAGATATGTAAATCCCAGTGGTTCCCAACGGAAGGGCTTCACATATAAAGGTTCTACATTTCCCGTGTCAGATAAGGTCATAATAACTGACTTTTCAAAATTCACTTTGTAACCAGATATTAGACCAAAATCCCTAATGCATCCAATCAGGACCGGTAAAGAATTAGAAGGCTCTGTCAATGTTAACAATATATCATTGGCGTATAGTAGTATTTTATGTTCTATCTCCCCAATCCTAACACCATGAATGTTTGGATTTTGCCTGATAGCCATGGCCAGTGGTTCGATGGCCAGGGCGAACAACAATGGCGACAGGGGGCTGCCCTGAGCTGGACCCCTGCCCAGCTTGATAGGACAGGAGAGCAGACCGTTAGTAAAGACATATGCTGTTGGAGATTTCTATAATAATTTGATCCAACCCACAAAATTGTGACCGAAACCAAATCTTCCCAATATTTCAAACATGTACTCCCATTCAATTCTATCAAACGTCTTTTCAGCATCCATTGAAACCACTGCCCCTGGCGTTTCATTAcactttaaaaaatgaataatattAAACAGACGTCTGGTGTTGTGATTAGAATTACGACCCTTAATGAAGCCGGTCTGGTCAGCTTCCACTACTGAGCACACTACTTTCTCCAATCTAAGGGCTaatattttttaaagtattttgttATCTACACCAAGTAGACTGATAGGTCTGTATGATGAGCATAGTTCCGAATTTTTGCCCTTTTTAGCAATTAGTGTTATATTGGCCTGGTACATAGAATTTGGGAGCCTGGCTTCTTCAAAGGATCTATTGTAAAAGACTGCTAATTTTCCCTTTCGTAGTCTTAAAAAATTCTACAGATAACCGTCTGGGCCAGGACTTTTCGCAGATTGAAAAGAAGCAATTGCAATGTCAATCTCTAACTGGCATATAGGAGACTCCAAAAAATTAGCTTGAGCCTCAGACAATTTGGGAAATTTCAGATCATTCAGAAGGAAGCCAGAATTAAGTTTTAAAATGTCCATCTCGGAGCTGTAAAGATTTGAATAGAATTCCctaaaattattattaatttctCGATTTCCTATATGCCTTAATTATTGTGGTCCTTAATGGCAGTTATATATGTATTTGAGGGGGCATTttttgcatccatccatccatccatcatcttccgctggtccggggattgggtcgcgggggcagcagcttgagcaaagagacccagacgtccctgtccctggccacttcctccagctcttccggggggaccccgaggcattcccaggccagccgagaaacatagtctctccaacgtgtcctgggtcttccccggggcctcctcccagtgggacgggcccggaacacctcaccggggaggcatccaggaggcatcctaaccagatgcccgagccacctcatctgactcctctcgatgcggaggagcagcggttctactccgagcccctcccgg
This Odontesthes bonariensis isolate fOdoBon6 chromosome 6, fOdoBon6.hap1, whole genome shotgun sequence DNA region includes the following protein-coding sequences:
- the LOC142382827 gene encoding transmembrane protein 17A, giving the protein MPVFYSPVPENLQMGLAYMGGSVFTNNRTADSDFTREQEDASVVNELVSHLPLQMLLYFNVFYFPCWWFSAVFMLEVKYYYLPGYYQALLITGMVLVTVIEVIRLYLAYIGNLKEKVPELAAFWLLSITFQLPVLLFFVTDERIIILPLERAVHSLYLVFLLAEILASFLALRTMTRKLTLLFHLRQFGKVETLRHTGMSPIYGIPYRRSVLPISSTHDMYH